From Thermoanaerobaculia bacterium, the proteins below share one genomic window:
- a CDS encoding class I SAM-dependent methyltransferase, producing the protein MGTVEENRHHWETYDWSGGGEEWSEVWGGSVSQWKGAILPRIRPYLPGGTVLEIACGAGRWSVQLRRYARRLILVDLSATAIAACRAKFAGDAEVRCFQNDGRNLSMVRDGSVDFAFSFDSLVHCELPELTVYLRELAAKLSVDGVGFIHHSNFAAVLAAVPGSKNLHWRAESVSAEAFVAACDAEGLVCIAQEIVDWGGVDRCDCFSVFTRPGSRRARGLVRAENPHFMAEALSLKLRGSLLPAEPPSGEYRAGAESRLRRVARSLRSRFGGGEDD; encoded by the coding sequence ATGGGAACTGTTGAGGAGAACCGCCACCACTGGGAGACGTACGACTGGTCCGGTGGCGGCGAGGAATGGTCAGAAGTCTGGGGCGGTAGCGTCTCGCAGTGGAAGGGAGCGATCCTGCCGCGGATTCGACCCTACCTTCCTGGCGGTACCGTCCTCGAGATCGCCTGTGGCGCCGGGCGGTGGTCGGTGCAACTGCGTCGATACGCCCGGCGTCTCATTCTGGTCGACCTCTCCGCGACGGCCATTGCGGCGTGCCGGGCGAAATTCGCCGGTGACGCGGAGGTGAGGTGCTTCCAGAACGACGGGCGGAACCTGTCGATGGTCCGCGATGGCTCGGTTGACTTCGCCTTCAGTTTCGACTCGCTCGTGCACTGCGAGTTGCCGGAGCTCACTGTCTATCTGCGGGAGCTGGCCGCGAAACTGTCCGTCGACGGCGTCGGGTTCATCCATCACTCGAACTTCGCCGCCGTCTTGGCGGCGGTTCCGGGCTCCAAGAACCTGCATTGGCGTGCCGAGTCGGTTTCGGCGGAAGCGTTCGTGGCGGCCTGTGACGCCGAGGGGCTGGTCTGCATCGCGCAGGAGATCGTGGATTGGGGGGGGGTCGACCGCTGCGACTGTTTTTCGGTCTTCACCCGGCCAGGTTCGAGGCGCGCGCGAGGCCTCGTCCGGGCCGAGAATCCGCATTTCATGGCCGAGGCCCTCAGTCTAAAGCTCCGTGGATCGCTCCTTCCGGCAGAGCCTCCATCCGGAGAGTATCGGGCGGGAGCGGAAAGCCGGTTGCGCCGCGTCGCCCGCAGTCTCCGTTCCCGGTTCGGGGGCGGTGAAGATGATTGA